Within Anopheles nili chromosome 3, idAnoNiliSN_F5_01, whole genome shotgun sequence, the genomic segment GTTTTCCCGGCGCCATCATCGTCAAACTTTACCCATTTGGAACGGAGAAACTTCCTCGGATTCTGGCTACAATTTGCACCCCTCCACCAATCATCACCAATTTTTCTAACCCCCATCGCAATCGCTCTTGCCCTTTCTTTCGGTAGCTAGTTGTGTGTGTCCCAACCACCCCAGGTAAGTACGACTCGGGGAGGGCTAGAACGTGCCTttgtctaaaaaaaaaacagggcgagccaaggcacacacaaaaaacacactctcacactcacacaaaatcAATAATTAGAGCTGATGTAAAGCGCTGCCGAaatggtggaaattaattaaatataCACGCCGCTGAAATGTGCGCCGAAAACGCGAACTTTGGCCCCTGGCTGCCGGACTCAGTTCTCGGGCTAATTACGTGCCGTTACGCGAGAGAAGGGCCATTACTGCGTTCTATATTTCCCCGTTCCCATGGGTGCCGTGGGTGgaggagaacaaaaacaacaacaaaaaaacaacccccataGAAAGCACTTCCGTAAAACAGGACGGCGGGCGATAAAGCGTCCAATTTCGCGGCGTTTTCTTCCCACGGTTCTGAGCGGTCGTGGAGTTAGCTGCGTGCCTCCATCAAGCAAAACAACCGTTCTGGGAGTACGACATGAGCCGTAACCGTTAGCTAACCGACCAAAGATGATAACAGAACGCGAGACTCTttaccacacacacgcacacaaaacacaacggCAAGCACAACAAACGATGCCCTAAGGTGATGCAAAACTGGTCCCTTAAATGGCTGCGACAAAGGGACGTTGTCTCGAAAGTTTTGCTCCCGACATGGCCCCGTGAAATGGACCGTTCTGATGGGGAACTGGCTCGAAACCGGCTGATGATGAACAGAGTCTGTAAagagtgttgttttttgttcgtattGTTTCAAATGTTAATGTAAACTTTGATGTAACGTTAAGTGTCCTTTCTAACTGGTAGCTATTTTCGTTAGACTTTAAGCCATTCCGTGTAGATTAACCTCTTGTTGTGTACAGGTAAAGCAGTCGTTCTTACATCGTCTGCTGATCACGCATAAATTCAAGCGCTCGCACCATCGGCACTGTACAGAGACTGTTCACGAGCGCCTCCTTTACGCACGCCAGCACGGAATGATGtgtaaaaaatatgtatagaAAATCAACCCTCAACTCCACACGTTATCTTATTCTCCTTCATTCActctttcactctttctctcttactGTGCAATGCTCGTTTCGATTGACGGTTACAAACCCTCCCGAAGCCAATCGAAACCCACACTCCACTCGAGCGCGATAACAAAGGACGTTCATTTTCAACTCCACAGGTCCTGAACCCGCTCGATGCCGTCTGTAACGTTCCCAGGCCGGATGCGGTGTGCGTAAGCAACCTGCGAAACGCCAAAAAGGCCGACAAGGCCGTCCTGTCTGAGCGGCCCGACGTCAAGATCTTCCTGCCGTTCCGGTTCTACTTTTACCGCGTCGAGGAACTGTTCACGCCAAACACGTACAACAAGTTTTTGGGTAAGTTTTTTGATCGAGTCcaccaaccaccaggcgtctccatcgtgtgACGTCAAAAAGGCATGTCAAAGCTTTCGAACTAAAAGTCGTCCAGTTTTGTACAGCACCACTCACAACTAATGGACGTTAGTTATTTGCAACCGGTTGCGTCTCAATTACTGTATAACCACAAAcgttttgtatggggaaaaaatCACTCTTCTGAAAACACCACCGGGTATTTATCAGCAGGGCACATTGGCAGTAAGGCCACAAAAGGAGCTGGTTCGCTACTCGAAACGCATCAAGCTGCCGCTATTTTCGTTCCAATGAATGAGTAATGTTTGGACGATTCCGTTCGTCTATGGAAAAAGCTCGGTAAAAATAAAGGACGTCCGAAACCCGGTGTCCTGCCGGCTGTCCAAGGAGGCACGTTGCAATCGTTGGCCGCGATAACGAACCTTCTACATGTGGAAGCGCTAAAAATAGCGTCAATTCAGAGCCCATTACGATGTGTGCACGATTGCACCATATAAAGGCTATTCCAGTTGGCTCGGCCGAAGGGAATTGCATTTTCTCAGTCGGATCTTACCCGGACTGCAGGATGCATTTTTcagggtgctttttttgtttgttttttttgttgccactcACCCACAATGCAAAAGTGCAAAATTGTGTTTCCACGAAGCGTGGGGGTGGAAGCACATATCATCCTGCGGGGCGTCGATCCTTCGCAACTCGCCGTGGCTTGGTCGCTGGCAACTGAGTGCATCCTTTTTCCAGCCCGGTGATAGGCGAAAGGTTGAAACAATTGCCGGTGAAAGATTGGCGGGGCACACGAGAAGGCAAACCTCGCTTCCCGGGGGTGTCACTATTTTGCCTCTCTCCTACTCTCCCcaatctctcgctctctccatGTCCCAAAGAAGAACCAcctcgacgatgacgacgtcgACGGCTTCATCCGGTATCATTCCCCCAAAGGGCACATGGCGTTGGTacgggaaatgaaataaaatacctcAACGTCGTCCTCGCCACAGGCCGTTTGGAAAATAAGAATGCACTTCCGGCGCATCcgaagagcagcagcaggcgtTGGAAAGCTGGATGCTTTCAACCCAACCTGCCGTACCGGATGCGCTAGCGATGAGGTGTGCTCTGAGATAACTTTGTGCCGTCCGGGCGAGTGTCTAAATGAGCGCCCGGGAGTTTCGTTttggatgtttctttttttttgttatgtttgcaTCATGAGCTTTTATCCAACACCTCGCAGATGGGGCAtacaaaaaagggggaacgACAAGGGAGATAAAACCCAACAAGTGAAAACTTTTATCTTTTCCGTGATACGAACGTGTTGTGGGTGGCGAGTTgaggtggaaaactcgccaccCAACGTGTCCTGAAATGCGACGGCCATTTATGACATCGTGAGGCgattttttgtcgcttttgcaGCACCTCATTTTCAGCGCAGCTGGGACAGCTTTCCGGACCCAAATGGATATGGTCCTCTGGCTTAATCTCACTCTTTTTCACTTTACCTTTCATCCGTCCAGTTGCACCCGGTGGAGACCATTTAATTTCACTCATCGATGAAATCTCGTACGTATCGCCACCGTCCCCGATGCTGTCGCAGATCAACGACATCCCGCCGGAGCAGTTCTGCAACGGTGATAACCGTCCGCCAGACTGTGGACCGAACTGCATGTGCACGCATAAGGTCGACATCCCGCTTAACGCCATTGTAGAGGTCGTGCTCGTAGATGAAGGTACGTCTATGGTAGAACATTCCATGCTTTAGACACCCTTGACACGTATCTTCCTTACAACAGTACAACAAGAGAACCTGAGCCATCCGTTCCACCTGCACGGACACGCGTTCCACGTGATCGGTATGGGCCGTTCGCCTGACAGCACCGTGAAGAAGATCAACCTTCGTCACACGCTCGATCTGGACCGACGAGGTCTGCTCAATCGACAGTTCAACCTACCCCCGCTTAAGGACTCGATTGCCGTTCCGAACAACGGCTACGTCGTGTTGCGATTCCGGGCAGATAATCCCGGTAGGCCATGAATTTAATTCCTTAGAGTGACGTACGTTCAGCAGTACTAACACgaattgctctctctctctcttatttcCTTCACAGGATACTGGCTATTCCATTGCCACTTCCAGTTCCACATAGTGATCGGTATGAACCTGGTGGTGCAcatcggtacccacgccgatcTCCCGCCCGTGCCACCGAACTTCCCTCGATGCGGCAACCACATACCTCCTATAAAGTATAACTAGTAGAGCGATAGTCTTAAACGCACCACGCGTCCAGATTCCTGCGAGAAGGCTCTCACGGTTCCAAACGATTGAAAGTTCCACCCTGTCCCACCTGCCATCCATCCCTTCCAGATCCTTTTCCCCCAGTGATAGGTCCCGGCTGTGCCAGCCACCGGCACCGTGCCTGTCGCTATACTACACCGTCCCTACCGTTTAAGGAACCCCGTTCATTAGTTAAGAACAACGAAACGGATAAGAAAAACAGTGCTCGCAGTGAAGGGCGTTTTGTCGTCGGATCAGTGTTCCAGGTGGCTTTTTCCCGGTGGTAGAGCCATTTCTTGCCACAGTGCGTTAGTTAGGATAAATGTACTCTTTATTTGTTAGACACCAGCCGCGCGGTCTAGTAGGCGTTTCGCCTCCGTCACTCCGTAGGGATGCGTGGGGTGAGAAACCGCGAGCAAGGATCCAAGTATGCACAGCATGTACGTCGTCTTCTACCATCGTCTTTTGCATTCCTCATTACACCGGGGGTTTTGGTTGCTTAGATTGGTCTTGCGAAACTCCTCACAAAAAACCAGACGTTACCACCAAAGATGGCGACGATTAATCGCGTCGATCGCTTATTTCCGGGGAGGAAAACCGCGGATTCGAATGGGGCTTTATGCCGAGTGACTGATAGCCGTGCACGAATCCAATCCcaagcaaccgaaaccgaatccAATCCTGCTCAGTTATCCCTCGAAACCGTTTATTGGCGGTCATCTTGTAGGTGATGGGATATCGCATGCAACAGATCAGAACTAGCCCGTTTTTCAATGGGGATTTGCAGTGTTGCTCTGCAGAAacaccgttttccaccatcagcATACCATCGTGCGTACCAATATTTAGTTGTATATTTATGCTTCTGATTTGACTCACCTGtaagcgcgcgagagagatgTATTTGCGCTGATTTGCGGaagtttttcctgttttgcttagatttgattttgcttctcttcttcctcttcgcaATATAGCGTGCGACCAGGTGTAACAAACTAGTAAAATACCATTCGTTGAATATACTGTACCGCACTACCATAAGAACGTGAAAAAAcgaaagcggaaaacaatGTGAGGAAAACTCTAAAGAAAACCGAGTTCAGccaataaataacaataatacaACAGTGAGATAAGAACCACTCGTGCTTACTGCCTTCGGGCGCACCATCTTCCGAACCACCCGTTAGACTCTAGATTTGAGGTTAAGTAGattttttgtgtccttttctgTCCACCCCAACCGGTTCGTCCTTGTCCGAGGTAGccattggttttatttttcatgggGATATTCACGGACCGGAAAATACCATAAAATAATTCCGCCACAGTTTGGATTACCGTGGTCTCGGGTTCTACCGAACGATGTGGGGAAAGTAAGagataaaagagaaaagcgttaaaataaacagccccaacaaacaaacagggACAGAAGTCCTTTCCAGAAGGACAATTTACGGTTTGTGAGGCGAATGTGGGACAACAAAAATTGTGCTAGCAAGTCCGTGCGTCTCTCCTTTATTGTGCACCTTCGTTCTGTTGTACTTTCCGGTTCCCTGATCTGAATCTGATTGTGAATCGCGTGTTGTCCAATGTCTGCATaacatttttcttgcttcgtGAGCTCCACTAATTTTAGAACCAGTTGCTGAAACCCGTTGGGATCAATTTTCTCAATCCAAAAGTACGAAAATCATCTGAAATGTGAGCTATTAAGTAATCTGCAGCTAGCTTTAAcactgttttgtttattttcggttcgttcgctgAGACATCATGAATAGTTGATGAAATGGTATGTGAGTTTCACAATCATGAAATAGCTAGCATAATTTACTATTatcgtttgaaaatatttttagcaGATGCACTATAAGTGTAAGtatattaaaatgaaattagtATACCCTAATTTCTCTATAGCACACTAAACGCTATAATATTTTCAAGGATACGAACCAAGGACGAAAAATGCAAGCATTGCTATACTTTTTTCACCGGTGTGCATTGTCAACTCATTTGACgtatgttgtttattttgtttatgtttgattACAACTGACTCGATAATTTGTGGATCCTCTTCACTGCCTTGTAACTGCGAGtcttttcatattttcaaaaaacaaatactaGCACAAACCAGATAAAAATAAGTGACACAAAATATGGCTAAAAAGAAAGATTCATACGTGGATAAGGATGGTAAGACAAAGCTCAATACGTATTCCCAATAGAATGCTCTTGATTATTGTGGTTCATCTTCTCTTAGTTGACGATGTGGCAGAATCATCACACAAGAGgcataaaaaacacaaaaaacataagAAGGTTCGGAATCAGCCAGAACAAATATTTGAAGTTGTTGAAGAACAGCAGACGCTAGACGAGACCATAGAAGTCGTCGAAGAAATCGAGTACATGGAGGCCGACCCGGAACCTGAAATCGTTTCGAAGGTAGAAACCGAGACACAAACCACGATGGATACGAGCATGTCGCAGACAGACCTGAATGAGTCCCAACTTTTACAGCAACAGAAAGCACTATCGCCCGGAAAGTCGCTAGCCGCTCTAAACAAAGCACAGAAGAAAACGCGCAAGAAGGGTCGCGACAGCGGTACATCCAGCGAAGAGGAACGCTGGCTGGATGCGATTGAATCGGGTAAGCTGGAAGAGGTGGATGATGAgctgaaaaaaatcaagccaAAAGACCCCAAACTAATGACGGCACGGCAGCGAGCGATGTACGAACGCAGCACGGACAAAGAGCCAGGCCCCGGATCGGAACTGCTCATGTCTCTTCCGACGGGCTACAAGGAAAAGGTAATGACCGAGGAAGCAATACAGAAGGCACAGCTTAAATCACAGAAGCGCAAGCAAATGGCCGACGAGAAACGAGAGAAGGATAAAAAGAAGACCATGGAGCGGTTGCTCAAAAAGCAAGACTCGAAATCGGTAAAAGCGATCAAGAACCGTCcagtgaaagagaaagtacCGATGATAACGTACATGAACACCGTCGAGGGCGCAACGATTTCCCTGCCACCGGATGTCGAGTTCCCGTTGCCGAAACAAACGCCTAAAGAAGCACCAAAGCCCACGCTGTGTGCCATTCCGAATTGCACCAATATTAAGCGGTACAACTGCTCGAAGACAGACACCCCGTTGTGTAGTTACAAATGCTACAAAGCGAACATTGAGGCAATAAAGAAAATCATTTGCTGAAAAatcttgttttttatttcgtttcgcttgttAATGCATCAGAAGTCAACCTGGGAGGAAGAGATGATATATTTTCTTGTATCAGCGATTGTTTCGACTACGTAGGGTATCAGCAAGTGCATATATAGAATCGGGAGGTTCGTGCTAGCGTAGAACGTTAACTACAAAaataacatatatttttctGAATGGAGGTAAAACAACACTCACCAGTAGTTGGTTAAGGTACAGTTCGTAGGCTATTTTGTCTGTAGCCATGTCAACTGCGACTGCCATCATTTCCTCCAGTTCTTCTACCGTGAAGGGTTCCCCTTCCTCCGTGATCAATTTGGTCATGTATTCCTTGTCGACAAATCCCTTTCCTTCTTGATCCAGAACGCGGAATGCCTTCAGCAATTTTTCAGGAGGTGCTGGCTCCATCCTTGAAGATGTTAAATTTTATCTGTAAAATGCACGAATCTATGTTGCAAAGCCCATACTTATGTTCCGCGATCAGCTGGCTAACATAAGGTAGAAATTTGGACAGATGAACCGTTCCGTTAGAATCTTCAAACTCTGTTGCCGATATTACTTCATTCACATCTGCTTCAGTGGGTACACATCCTAGAAGTATTATTCTATTTTGACACGTGTTCTAACTTGGTTATAGCCTTCACTTACCAAGAAATCGTAATATGGTTCCAATTTCTCGAACGTCTACGGTTTTATTGCCATGATGATCGAAAATCAAAAAGGCATCGGCAATCCTTTTCTCCAATTCATTTGCAGGATTGATATCTATACGATAAAAAGGTGAGTATTActgatcaaattaatttcTAAGCTTTTGAAACTTTGTCATTTACCAGCGTATTCAAAATCAGCCATGTTACAAAGTCAATGACGAATGTACAAACgaagaaatttgttttatcattAACAAATGAACCAGCCACATTTGTTTAACCGTTGCTATAACAACGTGCTAAAGAACATCGATGAAATATACTTTGAAGAGTTGCTGTAGAtggatttgatttaaaaatttagtgatttaaatttgaattatgtcGTAAAATGTTGCCTCACACTTGAATACGACCACATTTtcgcaaaaataaatcccaattTGCTGTAATAATTGAATGAAAGTATGGGCAATCAACACACTTTATGGGAAGCTTTGAAGCCTTGCACTCTGCGCTATCAACACACTACAAGGTTTGCATGTGTCAAAATGGGGTTGTTTACAAAAGCGTTTGTAGACCCCAAGAAGGTTAAAAAAGTTAGTGAGTAACTAAAAGGTAGTGTAGTTTTAGTGTTCTTGTTCGCTTCGTTCAAATAACCAAAGAAAAATCGTTAATTTAACCTAAAAAAGAGCAGGACCACCGTAGCGCTTTCGTTAAACAGCGCAGGCACAGCAATTTCGCCAGAGATCGGTGGTGCCTTGCTGAGTATCGGTGCGTACACGAATCGTACGCGGAACATCAGGAAAAACTTGAACCCGAAGGCTCATCGTCCAGGATGTCCGGTGATCAGAAAACCCTTATCAAGGGCAATCCGTCCCAGTACGTGAAGCTGAACATAGGAGGTTGCTTGCACTACACTACGATCGGGACGCTTTGCAAGCAGGATACGATGCTTCGCGCCATGTTTAGTGGGCGGCTGGAAGTGCTGACGGATTCTGAAGGTATTTGAGTGTTTCCTGTCGTTTGTTGCCAACATTACGCATATAACCTTTCGAATGCATCCCCGCTTTTTTCAGGTTGGATCTTGATCGATCGCTGCGGTACACATTTCGGCACGATACTGAACTTCCTGCGCGATGGTAGCGTGGCACTGCCGGAAACGACCAAGGGCATAGCGGAGCTGCTGGCCGAATCGAAGTACTACTGCATCGAGGAGCTAATCGAGGCGTGCGAGAAAGTGTTGGCGAAAAAGGAACGAGAATCGGAACCGATTTGTCGCGTGCCATTGATCACGTCGCAGAAAGAAGAGCAATATCTGATCAGCACCGCCACCAAACCGGTGGTGAAGCTGCTGATCAACCGCCACAACAACAAGTACTCGTATACGAACACGTCGGACGATAATCTGCTGAAGAACATCGAGTTGTTCGACAAGCTGTCGCTGCGTTTCAGTGGGCGCGTCTTCTTCATCAAGGATGTGATTGGCTCGAGCGAAATCTGCTGCTGGTCGTTCTACGGCAATGGAAAGAAGGTGGCAGAGGTGTGCTGCACCTCGATCGTGTACGCCACCGATAAGAAGCACACGAAGGTGGAGTTTCCCGAGGCGCGCATCTTCGAAGAAACACTGAACATTCTGCTGTACGAGAACAAGAACGCCCCGGACCAGGAGCTGATGCAGGCGACCTCGCTCCGTGGAGCCGTCGGTGGCATCAGCTCGTACACGAGcgacgaggaggaggaaaGAACCGGACTGGCAAGGTTACGCTCGAACAAGCAGAACAATCCCACATGATTCACACACCAGCTCatgctgaagaagaagctgtTGCCAAAGAGGAACTAGCACTAGAGGCAGTGCGTACCGTGGCCGGCATAGCGGAAGGGAGATGGCCACAATGCGACCGGTTGATTCGTCTTTTCGACTCCCAATCGCACATCCAACAGCTGATCGatttcgtgcgtgcgt encodes:
- the LOC128725927 gene encoding INO80 complex subunit B; translated protein: MAKKKDSYVDKDVDDVAESSHKRHKKHKKHKKVRNQPEQIFEVVEEQQTLDETIEVVEEIEYMEADPEPEIVSKVETETQTTMDTSMSQTDLNESQLLQQQKALSPGKSLAALNKAQKKTRKKGRDSGTSSEEERWLDAIESGKLEEVDDELKKIKPKDPKLMTARQRAMYERSTDKEPGPGSELLMSLPTGYKEKVMTEEAIQKAQLKSQKRKQMADEKREKDKKKTMERLLKKQDSKSVKAIKNRPVKEKVPMITYMNTVEGATISLPPDVEFPLPKQTPKEAPKPTLCAIPNCTNIKRYNCSKTDTPLCSYKCYKANIEAIKKIIC
- the LOC128725252 gene encoding BTB/POZ domain-containing adapter for CUL3-mediated RhoA degradation protein 3; translated protein: MSGDQKTLIKGNPSQYVKLNIGGCLHYTTIGTLCKQDTMLRAMFSGRLEVLTDSEGWILIDRCGTHFGTILNFLRDGSVALPETTKGIAELLAESKYYCIEELIEACEKVLAKKERESEPICRVPLITSQKEEQYLISTATKPVVKLLINRHNNKYSYTNTSDDNLLKNIELFDKLSLRFSGRVFFIKDVIGSSEICCWSFYGNGKKVAEVCCTSIVYATDKKHTKVEFPEARIFEETLNILLYENKNAPDQELMQATSLRGAVGGISSYTSDEEEERTGLARLRSNKQNNPT
- the LOC128726229 gene encoding dynein regulatory complex protein 8, which produces MADFEYADINPANELEKRIADAFLIFDHHGNKTVDVREIGTILRFLGCVPTEADVNEVISATEFEDSNGTVHLSKFLPYVSQLIAEHKMEPAPPEKLLKAFRVLDQEGKGFVDKEYMTKLITEEGEPFTVEELEEMMAVAVDMATDKIAYELYLNQLLHEPPDSIYALADTLRSRNNR